The genomic segment AGCTGACCGCGTAGATCTCCTCGAAGGCTTGCCAGTCCTCGTTCGAAAAGGTCGTCGCTATCTGCGTCTGGACGGCCTTGGCCTTGCGTTTCAGCGTGGTGCGCAGGCGACCGGGGCGCGTCGCCAGATAATCGGCGAAAGGGCGTCCAGCGGGGCGCAGGATGTGGTTCGTATCCGCCGCTTCGCTGAAGACACGCCACCCGCCTTCCCGGAAGGCGCGGACGAGAATGCCGGTCACGTCGCGCTCCGCCGGGACGCCAGCGAAATCGATGCGCGCATGGTTCGTGCGCAGATCGCGCGCCAGGTTCGCCAACAGACGCGGGGCCGCGGGGCCGCTCAGCAGCGGTTGCCAGGTGAACGCGTACCAGTTGGCGAGACTTTCCAGCCCCCTCGGCCCGCGGTTCAGCGGCAGCAGCACGCGGCTCGACCCTTCGCGGGCCGTCGCATAGAGGGGGCGGGTTCTGCGCGTCTCGAGCAACGCGAACCAGTCGCGCGTGGCGAACGGACCCGGCCCCCACCAGGCGGGGTCTTGCAGGTCGTTTACCGTCTCGTGATATGCAATCGTCGTCACGTCACCCAAGCCGCCGAGTAATCCATGTCCGCCGCGCCCCTTCCCGCCATCCTGCCGATCGACCACCTCACCGAGAGAGGGGCGGACGACACGCCGGCGCTGGTTCTGCGCGGGGAGACCCTTACCTTTGCGGACTTAAGAAGCCGTGTCGCGAGCCTCGCGGGGTGGCTGGCGCAGCGCGTTCCGCTACGCGGTGCGCGGGTGGCGAGCTGGGCTGCGAAGGGGGAGGCGACCTGCCT from the Aurantiacibacter spongiae genome contains:
- a CDS encoding GNAT family N-acetyltransferase, which encodes MTTIAYHETVNDLQDPAWWGPGPFATRDWFALLETRRTRPLYATAREGSSRVLLPLNRGPRGLESLANWYAFTWQPLLSGPAAPRLLANLARDLRTNHARIDFAGVPAERDVTGILVRAFREGGWRVFSEAADTNHILRPAGRPFADYLATRPGRLRTTLKRKAKAVQTQIATTFSNEDWQAFEEIYAVSWKPAEGDPDFLRRFAIAQSRKGHFLFGLARHDGEPVAAQFWTIENGTAFIHKLAHRQDATRLSPGSVLTAALFEHALDAAGVDCVDFGTGNDAYKADWMEETRTRHRITCLDPRTPRTWPALARRIARKLVPAARGG